From Pseudoalteromonas viridis, the proteins below share one genomic window:
- a CDS encoding DUF6136 family protein, which yields MNLRRLLTLALSLSRYLGEVAMLHFYQYRYRAWRTALAVLMKQLQQFSLMFVTLFFIFIPQLIIGVFYGLGKLVSFDSHDLAIKVAFGFVLLQSLLLQAVKPAIMDTAHRAFHPTLLRSRLHQYAADWLLLLACHSLFIAALILAMSIGIDKLWQAPQLPGFMLVQWLFALALLYRPQTLLSAILVAFVAIWLVATIEIYLAVILLWLALDWIRPRLRVTLPQPRLNLASFWYYVIQASPWMLLWRSGASLLTMWAGLIIGKERPDLLHYYTLVILLVNQLWWSSLYLDTNKQVAGRRAYWRGLDVYSQLVLSQSLLIYGVSLVSWLGGVLLLNGEPFSLAVILGSPLLMWVVQRHPQRLAVAWGSFSVTVMMIKVLFL from the coding sequence ATGAACCTCAGGCGTTTATTGACCTTGGCTTTGTCACTCAGCCGCTATTTGGGTGAGGTGGCGATGTTACATTTTTATCAGTATCGATACCGGGCATGGCGCACGGCGCTGGCTGTGCTGATGAAACAGCTGCAGCAATTCTCATTGATGTTTGTGACGCTGTTTTTTATTTTTATCCCTCAACTCATTATTGGCGTGTTTTATGGTCTGGGTAAACTGGTGTCTTTCGACTCGCATGACCTGGCCATAAAGGTAGCATTTGGCTTTGTGCTGTTGCAGAGCTTACTACTACAGGCCGTTAAACCTGCAATCATGGACACCGCGCACCGCGCGTTTCATCCCACCTTGTTGCGTAGCCGGTTACATCAATATGCCGCTGACTGGCTCCTCTTGCTGGCATGTCATAGTTTGTTTATTGCGGCGCTCATCCTGGCAATGAGTATTGGCATTGATAAGCTCTGGCAGGCGCCGCAGCTGCCAGGCTTTATGCTGGTTCAGTGGCTATTTGCCCTGGCTTTACTCTATCGTCCGCAGACCTTGCTAAGTGCAATATTGGTTGCTTTTGTGGCCATCTGGTTGGTTGCCACTATCGAGATTTATCTGGCCGTTATTTTACTCTGGCTGGCGCTGGATTGGATCAGGCCCAGGCTTCGGGTAACACTGCCGCAGCCCCGGCTGAACCTCGCAAGCTTTTGGTACTATGTCATCCAAGCATCCCCCTGGATGTTGCTGTGGCGCTCGGGAGCGTCATTACTGACTATGTGGGCCGGTTTGATCATTGGCAAAGAGCGGCCTGATCTTTTGCATTACTATACGTTAGTCATACTGCTCGTGAATCAGTTGTGGTGGAGCAGCCTGTATCTGGATACCAACAAACAGGTGGCCGGGCGCAGAGCCTATTGGCGCGGCCTGGATGTGTATTCTCAGCTTGTACTTAGCCAGTCATTACTGATTTACGGAGTAAGCTTGGTGAGCTGGCTGGGCGGTGTACTACTGCTTAATGGCGAGCCATTCAGCCTGGCTGTGATATTGGGCAGCCCGCTGTTGATGTGGGTGGTTCAGCGCCATCCACAACGTTTGGCTGTGGCCTGGGGCAGTTTCAGTGTCACTGTGATGATGATTAAAGTGTTATTTCTCTGA
- a CDS encoding ABC transporter ATP-binding protein produces MIEIKHLSKVYLHDPVFSDYSATLAEQKLCIEAPNGQGKSTLFRIIAGLDDAFHGTVLFDGQPQPVAQQVVALASDSIPYPEFLTARQLLQLTVRSWACPWPELMITQLGFEPFLDTRYGALSSGNQKKYQLINAIMRDTPYLVLDEPSAALDHASLDVLLGWLKHHPAQVIISCHEPQAFIDLGFVTQPLFG; encoded by the coding sequence ATGATAGAAATAAAACACCTGAGCAAAGTGTACCTGCACGACCCGGTTTTCTCTGACTATAGCGCGACACTGGCTGAACAAAAGTTATGCATCGAAGCGCCAAACGGGCAGGGGAAAAGCACCTTATTTAGGATCATTGCTGGTCTGGATGATGCCTTTCATGGCACGGTGTTATTTGACGGGCAACCACAGCCTGTAGCGCAGCAAGTGGTTGCACTGGCCAGCGATTCAATCCCCTATCCGGAATTTTTGACAGCCCGGCAGTTGTTGCAGTTAACCGTCAGAAGCTGGGCGTGTCCCTGGCCTGAACTGATGATAACTCAACTGGGGTTTGAGCCGTTTCTGGATACCCGCTATGGCGCCTTGTCATCAGGTAATCAGAAAAAGTATCAGCTGATCAACGCTATAATGCGTGACACACCTTATCTGGTGCTGGACGAACCCAGTGCCGCATTGGATCATGCCAGTCTCGATGTACTGTTGGGGTGGCTGAAGCACCATCCTGCTCAGGTGATCATAAGCTGCCATGAACCTCAGGCGTTTATTGACCTTGGCTTTGTCACTCAGCCGCTATTTGGGTGA
- a CDS encoding SMP-30/gluconolactonase/LRE family protein: MPIRHVMIVGAALSLLASCIAHQSTTNLYQAQDWVTDGVFTDGVEGPAVDRNGVLYAVNFAQQGTIGQVSGRDKANLYLTLPKGSTGNGIRFDPQGNMYIADYTGHNVLKVLPDKSVTVLTHNPHMHQPNDLAISDSGILFASDPDWQNSQGQVWRISADGQTQLLRANMGTTNGIEVSPDNRTLYVNESVQRRIWAFPLDEQGMTGTPELFYEFTEHGLDGMRCDENGNLYVARYGAGEVAILSPQGQLLRKVALKGKYPTNIAFGGKDGKQVFVTMQKRGAIETFISQYAGRAFNRHTL; encoded by the coding sequence ATGCCAATAAGACATGTAATGATTGTGGGCGCGGCGCTGAGCTTGCTTGCCTCGTGCATCGCTCATCAGAGCACAACCAACTTGTATCAGGCGCAGGATTGGGTTACGGATGGGGTGTTTACTGACGGGGTGGAAGGTCCGGCTGTGGACCGTAATGGCGTGTTGTATGCGGTCAATTTTGCTCAGCAGGGCACAATTGGTCAGGTGAGCGGGCGCGATAAGGCAAACCTATATCTGACCCTGCCCAAGGGGAGCACAGGAAATGGGATCCGTTTCGACCCGCAGGGCAATATGTATATTGCCGATTATACTGGCCACAACGTACTGAAAGTATTGCCCGATAAATCGGTTACTGTGCTGACTCATAACCCGCACATGCACCAGCCAAACGATTTGGCGATCAGTGACAGTGGTATACTCTTTGCCAGCGATCCGGATTGGCAAAACAGCCAGGGTCAAGTCTGGCGCATCTCTGCCGATGGTCAGACTCAGTTGCTGCGAGCTAATATGGGCACCACCAACGGCATAGAAGTCAGCCCGGATAACCGAACCTTGTACGTTAATGAGAGCGTGCAGCGGCGGATCTGGGCATTCCCACTCGATGAGCAGGGCATGACCGGCACGCCAGAGTTGTTTTACGAATTCACCGAGCATGGTCTGGACGGCATGCGCTGTGATGAAAACGGCAACCTGTATGTAGCCCGTTATGGCGCAGGTGAAGTGGCTATCCTTTCACCGCAAGGCCAGCTATTGCGCAAGGTTGCGCTGAAGGGCAAGTATCCGACCAATATTGCTTTTGGTGGGAAAGATGGTAAGCAGGTGTTTGTGACCATGCAAAAGCGTGGCGCTATCGAAACTTTTATTTCTCAATACGCAGGGCGCGCTTTTAACCGACATACTTTGTAA
- a CDS encoding DUF5916 domain-containing protein, whose product MKQYYWVLCVGAVSSSSALWANQARDTQIHLDGRLDEAAWQSARQFKRFYQVVPATLTVHTDKVNARVFSDKSGVYIGIINYQDEAIRQKQFNIQDAFMQAEFNRIVVDFAGDGSGAYEFAVTLGGGTQDAVLTPQLTKDSDWDGDWQSATFEAADFWSAEVFIPWHTVSFYNPAHRADSAVGEIGISIQLYDLSKNYIYANQKQTTSNSDFYLGMPKLKSAIPQHSQLSFVPYMSHQQHFAEQVTDNSESDAGFDLFYKPSHHQKWSVAVNPNFGQVDSDEVDINYSAVETLRSDKRPFFTQDIGVFSVQALQDTKLIHTRRIGAGSDDGSEFITPIDLATRFVHQGETMQVGAFAVKENDLDSDAGKRFYAARAKYRQKHWQSGVLATYTDRPWLARNAKTVAWDSQYQSATWSFQGALLASQVEQFSEQTGNGVSMQLGYQFSPNTTVEGRYLKLNDHFDNSDLGYAQRNNWQYSEAKFSHAINTQSHWLSRIKHSLTLRYEADNDGLKLPARQAYLSQWLLASGGQVDLHLDRVSGGWQDNIGRNSQAFEVPGNWETRVMYISPYIGKFSWAASFEYDREGFAGSAQQYAVDLTWLPHPNWTLKFNNFYRTGDGWLVASDTDQVTQYERDFFVNKIQVSGLITDKLEFSSTLEWAVLEARSDQVFALQDHQRQLLHNVDTSFEDRRLSSQFKLRYRMGALSDLFLVYRRGGAVGDSLPRGQIGAQAWLESAKQLWQAPMQDSVLVKVRYKF is encoded by the coding sequence ATGAAGCAATATTATTGGGTCTTGTGCGTCGGTGCAGTGTCGAGCAGTTCGGCACTGTGGGCAAATCAGGCCCGGGACACGCAGATACACCTCGACGGTCGCCTGGATGAAGCCGCCTGGCAGAGTGCCAGGCAGTTTAAGCGTTTTTACCAGGTGGTTCCTGCCACCCTGACAGTCCATACCGATAAGGTGAACGCCAGGGTATTTAGCGATAAATCAGGTGTTTACATTGGTATTATAAACTATCAGGATGAGGCGATCAGGCAGAAGCAGTTTAATATTCAGGACGCCTTTATGCAGGCCGAGTTCAATCGCATTGTGGTCGACTTTGCCGGTGATGGCAGTGGTGCCTATGAGTTTGCGGTAACGCTGGGCGGTGGTACGCAGGATGCGGTACTGACCCCACAGCTGACTAAAGACAGCGACTGGGACGGTGACTGGCAGTCAGCGACGTTCGAGGCGGCGGATTTCTGGTCTGCCGAGGTGTTTATTCCCTGGCATACCGTGTCTTTTTACAATCCGGCGCACCGCGCTGACAGCGCGGTGGGCGAAATCGGGATTTCTATTCAGCTTTATGACCTGAGCAAAAATTATATCTATGCAAATCAAAAACAAACAACCAGCAATAGCGATTTCTATCTTGGCATGCCCAAGCTGAAGTCGGCCATCCCACAGCACAGCCAGCTAAGTTTTGTACCTTATATGAGCCATCAGCAGCATTTTGCTGAGCAGGTGACAGATAACAGTGAGAGCGATGCGGGCTTTGATCTGTTTTATAAACCCAGTCACCACCAAAAGTGGTCGGTGGCGGTGAACCCAAACTTTGGCCAGGTAGACAGTGACGAGGTCGATATTAACTACAGCGCCGTTGAAACGCTGCGCAGTGACAAGCGGCCTTTCTTTACTCAGGACATAGGCGTGTTCAGCGTGCAGGCATTGCAGGACACTAAGCTTATCCACACCCGGCGGATAGGCGCAGGCAGCGACGATGGCAGTGAGTTTATTACGCCCATCGACCTGGCTACCCGTTTTGTTCATCAGGGCGAGACCATGCAGGTCGGCGCGTTTGCAGTAAAAGAAAATGACCTCGACAGTGACGCCGGTAAGCGTTTTTACGCTGCCCGGGCAAAGTATCGACAAAAACATTGGCAGTCGGGTGTGCTGGCCACTTATACCGACCGCCCCTGGCTGGCGCGCAATGCGAAAACTGTGGCCTGGGACAGCCAATATCAAAGTGCCACCTGGTCGTTTCAGGGAGCGCTATTGGCCAGTCAGGTAGAGCAGTTCAGTGAACAGACGGGCAATGGGGTGTCAATGCAGCTGGGATATCAGTTCTCACCAAACACCACCGTAGAAGGGCGTTATCTCAAGCTCAATGACCATTTTGATAATAGCGACCTTGGCTATGCTCAGCGCAATAACTGGCAGTACAGTGAGGCGAAATTTAGCCATGCTATCAATACACAAAGCCACTGGTTATCGCGTATTAAGCACTCACTAACATTACGCTACGAGGCCGATAATGACGGATTGAAACTACCGGCCCGGCAGGCTTATCTGAGCCAGTGGTTGCTGGCCAGCGGCGGCCAGGTTGACCTGCACCTGGACAGAGTCAGCGGAGGCTGGCAGGACAATATCGGGCGTAATAGTCAGGCTTTTGAGGTGCCCGGAAACTGGGAAACCCGGGTAATGTATATCAGTCCTTATATCGGAAAATTCTCCTGGGCTGCCAGCTTTGAGTATGACCGGGAAGGGTTTGCAGGCAGTGCGCAGCAATATGCGGTCGATCTGACCTGGCTGCCACACCCAAACTGGACGCTGAAATTTAATAACTTTTACCGCACCGGGGATGGCTGGTTAGTGGCAAGTGATACCGATCAGGTTACTCAGTATGAACGGGATTTTTTCGTCAATAAAATTCAGGTGAGCGGCCTTATCACCGACAAGCTGGAATTTTCTTCGACACTGGAATGGGCTGTCCTTGAGGCGCGCAGCGATCAGGTTTTTGCATTACAGGACCACCAGCGCCAGCTGTTACACAATGTAGACACCAGCTTTGAAGACCGCCGCCTGTCCAGCCAGTTTAAGCTGCGTTACCGGATGGGGGCCTTGTCCGATCTGTTCTTGGTCTACCGCCGCGGTGGTGCTGTGGGAGACAGCTTGCCCCGTGGTCAGATTGGTGCACAGGCCTGGCTTGAGAGTGCAAAGCAGTTGTGGCAGGCACCGATGCAAGACTCGGTGTTAGTGAAAGTCAGGTATAAGTTTTGA
- a CDS encoding winged helix-turn-helix domain-containing protein, with protein MDSNRETNTRTLHYYFLSWQFDASQDELRAPDSQVVIKLEPQVARLLELFVASPDTVLSRDALSEALWPDTIVESNSLYQLLTKLRRILNDSAREPRFIKTVPKRGYVFIAPVALSQPQARAHTEVHSASATEPAATGKKHARLLVLPIVAACFSAIAYFSSAPEPIVAPHYEVEDITYELGLEFDVAAHTSRPLLAYVDDFNTLVISDKQGNQNARLSFDNRVAKPTWHPVNDWLAFWQYQGDGCRLQIVNAQGQQLHQSQDLPCYHIQAPTWRSDTQLIATVRDKTGTHAYQYTIDNKGYIPIPLKLNKGDKLITALRGWNEQTYYLVKDANLHSRLITLDAKVQMRWPYPVWLIAYDPKHHSMITNDSSKHHNLIATTRDGQQYPVIATPQGLFSSLSVDNQGDIFSAAESWQVNIRDKDNLPIFSSSSHDYLPVTNSLGETAFMSRRTGACEIYLHSNDRVIQLTHHTGDEYVNFVTWSPDNAYILANRESRLLLLDRSGVVQTFTPQLSHSLSHFGWLDSDTLWASDGHEVLIYSKSGQLQRRYHVSSDLLLYDHRAQNWLVFKQSAIYRTKNLAEPLSDKSRLASLAPKAYHQVTNPRLRDGFLYWQSAWSKTDHIWRMSLDGNTQPELLKTQNLLWHYDIAADGNLLIAKMESVEGDIKRLSAK; from the coding sequence ATGGACTCAAACAGGGAGACAAACACACGCACTCTGCACTATTACTTTTTATCCTGGCAGTTTGACGCCAGTCAGGATGAGTTGCGCGCACCAGACAGCCAGGTGGTCATTAAGCTTGAGCCTCAGGTTGCCAGACTACTGGAACTTTTTGTCGCCTCGCCCGACACGGTGCTGTCGCGGGATGCACTGAGCGAGGCGTTATGGCCAGATACCATTGTCGAATCTAATAGCCTGTATCAATTACTGACCAAACTACGTCGTATTCTGAATGACAGTGCCAGAGAGCCTCGTTTTATAAAAACGGTGCCCAAACGGGGTTATGTGTTTATTGCGCCCGTTGCGCTGAGTCAGCCACAGGCACGCGCGCATACCGAGGTCCACAGTGCTTCAGCGACTGAGCCCGCCGCCACTGGTAAAAAACACGCCCGACTGCTGGTATTACCGATAGTTGCCGCCTGCTTCAGTGCCATAGCCTACTTTTCGTCGGCACCAGAGCCCATTGTTGCACCACATTATGAAGTTGAAGATATCACCTATGAATTGGGGCTGGAGTTTGATGTCGCAGCCCATACCAGCAGGCCTCTGCTGGCTTATGTTGACGATTTTAATACTCTGGTTATCAGCGATAAGCAGGGGAACCAAAATGCACGTCTGAGTTTTGATAACCGGGTTGCCAAACCCACCTGGCACCCGGTTAATGACTGGCTGGCATTCTGGCAATACCAGGGGGATGGCTGTCGATTGCAGATAGTCAATGCACAGGGTCAGCAGCTCCACCAATCACAGGACCTGCCCTGTTACCATATTCAGGCACCCACCTGGCGCTCAGACACGCAGCTGATTGCCACGGTGCGCGATAAAACGGGGACGCATGCATATCAGTATACTATTGATAATAAAGGATATATTCCTATTCCGTTAAAGTTGAACAAGGGAGATAAACTGATCACTGCACTGCGCGGCTGGAATGAGCAAACTTACTACCTGGTCAAAGACGCCAACCTGCACTCGCGGCTGATCACCTTAGATGCTAAAGTACAGATGCGCTGGCCTTACCCCGTCTGGCTGATTGCTTACGATCCAAAACACCACAGCATGATCACCAACGACAGCAGCAAGCACCACAACCTGATTGCCACCACCCGAGATGGCCAACAATACCCGGTTATTGCAACGCCACAGGGGCTCTTCAGCAGCCTGAGTGTTGACAATCAGGGGGATATTTTCAGTGCCGCAGAAAGCTGGCAGGTTAATATTCGTGATAAAGACAACCTGCCGATTTTTTCCAGCTCAAGCCATGACTATCTGCCCGTTACGAACAGCCTGGGCGAGACCGCGTTTATGTCGCGCCGCACTGGTGCCTGCGAGATTTATTTGCACAGCAACGACCGGGTGATCCAGCTGACTCATCACACCGGCGATGAATACGTCAACTTTGTCACCTGGAGCCCGGACAATGCCTATATTCTGGCTAACCGGGAGTCCCGTTTGCTGTTGCTTGACCGCTCAGGTGTGGTGCAAACCTTTACCCCGCAGTTATCGCATTCGCTCAGCCATTTTGGTTGGCTGGACAGCGACACCCTGTGGGCCTCCGATGGCCACGAAGTGCTGATCTACAGTAAGTCCGGGCAATTACAGCGCCGCTATCACGTGAGCTCAGATCTGCTGCTGTATGACCACCGGGCGCAAAACTGGCTTGTGTTTAAACAGTCGGCTATTTATCGCACTAAAAATCTGGCAGAGCCGCTTTCAGATAAATCGCGACTTGCATCACTTGCCCCCAAGGCTTATCACCAGGTAACGAACCCCAGACTGAGAGATGGTTTCCTGTACTGGCAAAGCGCCTGGTCAAAGACGGATCATATCTGGCGCATGTCACTTGATGGCAATACCCAGCCAGAGCTCCTGAAAACGCAAAATCTGTTGTGGCATTACGATATCGCCGCCGATGGTAATTTGCTGATCGCCAAAATGGAATCGGTGGAGGGAGATATAAAGCGGCTGAGTGCCAAATAG
- a CDS encoding substrate-binding periplasmic protein: protein MHWTLFLLMLFGWTLVHATVPIRIATGEYPPFTGSQLVDDGFVNHLIRQALAQEGLEAEFVYLPWKRSFQAAQQGQYDMASYWVCEREYQQHFYCSDELYRGQLLLYFRAETPLPQWQTIDDLKPYRIGAILGYEYVPEFRKAMEEGDLDVIMVSNDRLNLNMLLNDRVDLILLSDTAMQSLLTEHFSSLQADKIRAHPKPFLNYQAHVLFPKSLKGSAALRTRFNTGLKKLKASGEFERQWQRLLIGEFIPQR, encoded by the coding sequence ATGCACTGGACCTTGTTTTTATTGATGCTGTTTGGGTGGACCCTGGTGCATGCCACTGTGCCCATTCGCATCGCGACCGGTGAATATCCCCCGTTTACCGGCAGTCAGCTTGTTGACGATGGCTTTGTTAATCACCTTATTCGTCAGGCGCTTGCACAGGAAGGTCTGGAGGCCGAGTTTGTCTACCTGCCCTGGAAGCGTAGTTTTCAGGCTGCCCAGCAAGGGCAATACGATATGGCATCTTACTGGGTTTGCGAGCGCGAATATCAGCAGCACTTTTATTGCAGCGACGAGCTGTACCGGGGCCAGCTGTTACTTTACTTTCGCGCCGAAACACCCTTGCCACAGTGGCAAACCATTGATGATCTTAAGCCTTATCGCATAGGTGCGATTTTAGGCTATGAATATGTGCCTGAATTTCGCAAAGCAATGGAAGAGGGCGACTTGGATGTGATCATGGTCAGCAACGACCGGCTTAACCTGAACATGCTACTGAATGACCGTGTTGATTTAATTCTGTTAAGTGATACGGCAATGCAAAGCCTGCTCACGGAACATTTTTCATCTTTACAGGCAGATAAAATACGGGCCCACCCAAAACCGTTTTTAAATTACCAGGCACATGTATTATTTCCTAAATCATTAAAAGGCAGCGCCGCCTTGCGGACGCGTTTTAACACAGGCCTGAAAAAGCTCAAAGCCTCAGGCGAGTTCGAACGTCAGTGGCAACGGCTGCTCATTGGTGAGTTTATTCCTCAGCGTTAA
- a CDS encoding TIGR03503 family protein — MLLYSALFSAMTMADTPQITLLERDGKINEIPLLDNRFRIDHNVKKITLLFFRAPGTPAVVLVKPDGSKYYATHAIADEKLEWYDEISYDLVIVTDPMPGPWQVLGQIRQDSRVMVLGDIELQVDPLPPLIFRGEMLKIQGQVTNDGQPVDIGYFRDVVTLYVEFVSTNNDQYANFGAGTQSVAEFKDDGREFDERPLDGIFTGEFRLNFPAGEWQPEFFIETPILKRRVVKDPIIIAEPPFAFDLMLAGPEEFEHQLTIRLASEVVKPETVIFQGKILYPNGEEQMFTLNGEERLYRQLAIKNYDWGRYSVELSAFGENINGREFMARLPDYNFEIERPIEKVPELPESERSIQRTVKVPEPEPGLSTGAIVTIVLVGNLLILLLGWLAVRIFVQKKPIKLKISLPFIGKKKQLDLEELEDDTEKSGKQSSKNDKSADILNLSMSDD; from the coding sequence ATGTTACTATATAGCGCGTTGTTCAGCGCGATGACGATGGCCGACACACCGCAAATTACGCTGCTTGAGCGTGATGGTAAAATCAATGAGATTCCGCTGCTGGATAATCGCTTTCGCATTGATCACAATGTGAAGAAAATCACGCTCCTCTTCTTTCGTGCTCCCGGTACGCCAGCCGTGGTGCTGGTGAAACCCGATGGCAGTAAGTACTACGCCACACACGCCATCGCGGATGAAAAACTCGAATGGTATGACGAAATAAGTTATGACCTGGTGATAGTGACGGATCCTATGCCTGGTCCCTGGCAGGTGTTGGGTCAGATCCGCCAGGACAGCCGGGTGATGGTATTAGGGGACATTGAATTACAGGTCGACCCCTTACCGCCGCTGATCTTTCGTGGTGAAATGCTAAAAATTCAGGGGCAAGTGACCAATGATGGCCAGCCTGTTGATATCGGTTATTTCCGCGATGTGGTCACCCTCTATGTGGAATTTGTCAGTACCAATAATGATCAGTACGCCAACTTTGGCGCAGGCACCCAAAGTGTGGCCGAGTTTAAAGATGATGGACGTGAGTTTGATGAGCGCCCGCTCGATGGCATCTTCACCGGCGAATTCCGGCTCAACTTCCCTGCCGGCGAGTGGCAACCTGAGTTCTTTATAGAAACCCCCATCCTTAAGCGCCGGGTTGTGAAAGACCCGATCATTATCGCAGAGCCTCCATTTGCTTTTGACTTGATGCTGGCGGGACCGGAAGAATTTGAGCACCAGCTGACTATCCGGCTGGCCTCGGAGGTGGTGAAGCCTGAAACCGTGATCTTCCAGGGCAAGATTTTGTATCCCAATGGTGAAGAACAGATGTTTACCCTCAATGGGGAAGAACGTTTATACCGGCAGCTGGCCATTAAGAACTATGACTGGGGAAGATATAGTGTGGAGCTGTCAGCTTTTGGCGAAAACATTAATGGCCGTGAATTTATGGCCCGCCTGCCGGATTATAACTTTGAAATAGAACGCCCCATTGAAAAGGTGCCTGAATTGCCCGAGTCAGAGCGGTCAATCCAGCGCACGGTCAAAGTACCGGAACCTGAACCGGGACTCAGTACCGGGGCCATTGTTACCATTGTGCTGGTTGGTAATCTGCTTATCCTGCTGTTGGGTTGGCTGGCAGTGCGTATCTTTGTACAGAAAAAGCCCATCAAACTTAAAATAAGTCTGCCCTTTATCGGTAAGAAAAAGCAGTTAGATTTAGAAGAGTTAGAAGACGATACAGAAAAGTCGGGCAAACAGAGTTCAAAAAATGATAAATCAGCTGATATTTTGAACCTTTCGATGTCGGATGACTAA
- the dnaQ gene encoding DNA polymerase III subunit epsilon, with protein MHKRQIVLDTETTGIDPKEGHRIIEIGCVELVNRRLTGNNFHVYINPQRGIEEEAIDVHGITNEFLRDKPFFHQIAQEFYDYIQGAELVIHNAPFDVGFMDHEFAMLNQGFAKTHDVCEVLDTLVMARDLHPGQKNSLDALCRRYDIDNSKRTLHGALLDSEILSDVYLAMTGGQKKLNLAQHNEQAQQGSGGEIRRLSAERAPLKVVMATADELDAHEARMELVNKASGQSLWQQ; from the coding sequence AACCACGGGCATCGACCCCAAAGAAGGTCACAGGATCATTGAGATCGGTTGTGTGGAGTTAGTGAATCGTCGTCTGACCGGCAATAATTTTCACGTATATATCAACCCGCAACGTGGCATTGAAGAAGAAGCCATAGACGTTCACGGTATTACCAACGAGTTTTTGCGAGATAAACCGTTTTTCCATCAGATAGCCCAGGAGTTCTATGACTATATACAGGGCGCTGAGCTGGTGATCCACAATGCCCCGTTCGACGTCGGCTTTATGGACCACGAGTTTGCTATGCTGAACCAGGGGTTTGCAAAAACCCATGATGTATGTGAAGTCTTAGATACGCTGGTTATGGCGCGCGACTTGCATCCGGGTCAGAAGAACAGCCTTGATGCCTTGTGTCGCCGTTATGATATAGATAACTCTAAGCGTACGCTGCACGGCGCATTGCTGGATTCCGAGATCCTGTCGGATGTTTATCTGGCTATGACGGGCGGCCAGAAGAAGCTCAATTTGGCGCAACATAATGAGCAGGCTCAGCAGGGCAGTGGCGGTGAAATTCGTCGGTTAAGTGCCGAGCGAGCGCCGTTAAAAGTGGTGATGGCGACTGCCGATGAGCTGGACGCCCATGAAGCGCGTATGGAACTGGTCAACAAAGCCAGTGGCCAGAGTTTGTGGCAGCAATAA